One window of the Primulina eburnea isolate SZY01 chromosome 18, ASM2296580v1, whole genome shotgun sequence genome contains the following:
- the LOC140820220 gene encoding sterol carrier protein 2 produces the protein MAGSTNLKSDAIMEQMKLHMSTDAGKQLKENIGLVYQINIAPKKIGFNEKSFVVDLKKGEVKDGPYEDGKPDATFSFKDDDFVKIATGKMNPQIAFMRGAMKIKGSISAAQKFTPDIFPKPSKM, from the exons ATGGCGGGCTCAACAAATCTCAAATCCGACGCTATTATGGAGCAGATGAAGCTCCACATGTCCACCGATGCCGGTAAACAACTCAAGGAGAATATTGGACTCGTTTATCAGATCAATATAGCTCCCAAG AAAATTGGATTCAATGAGAAGTCGTTTGTGGTCGATTTGAAGAAAGGGGAGGTTAAAGATG GGCCATACGAGGATGGGAAGCCAGATGCAACATTCTCCTTTAAAGATGATGATTTCGTCAAGATTGCGACTGGGAAGATGAACCCACAGATTGCTTTCATGAG GGGTGCGATGAAGATAAAGGGTAGTATCAGCGCGGCGCAGAAATTTACCCCGGACATCTTCCCCAAGCCTTCAAAGATGTGA